A window from Odocoileus virginianus isolate 20LAN1187 ecotype Illinois chromosome 24, Ovbor_1.2, whole genome shotgun sequence encodes these proteins:
- the SLC38A2 gene encoding sodium-coupled neutral amino acid symporter 2 isoform X1, which translates to MKKAEMGRFSISPDEDSSSYSSNSDFNYSYPTKQAALKSHYADVDPENQNFLLESNVGKKKYETDFHPGTTSFGMSVFNLSNAIVGSGILGLSYAMANTGIALFIILLTFVSIFSLYSVHLLLKTANEGGSLLYEQLGHKAFGMVGKLTASGSITMQNIGAMSSYLFIVKYELPLVIQALMNIEDTNGLWYLNGDYLVLLVSLVLILPLSLLRNLGYLGYTSGLSLLCMMFFLIVVICKKFQIPCPAEIAFLVNETVNGSLAQPAAFVGFNRTESDSCQPRYFIFNSQTVYAVPILTFSFVCHPAILPIYEELKGRSRRRMMNVSKISFFAMFLMYLLAALFGYLTFYEHVESELLHTYSSVMETDILLLIVRLAVLVAVTLTVPVVIFPIRSSITHLLCASKEFSWWRHSVITVSILVFTNLLVIFVPNIRDIFGFIGASAAAMLIFILPSAFYIKLVKKESMKSVQKIGAMFFLLSGIVVMTGSMALIVLDWVHNAPGGGH; encoded by the exons atgaagaaagctgaaatgGGAAGGTTCAGTATTTCCCCAGATGAGGACAGCAGCAGCTATAGTTCCAACAGCGACTTCAACTACTCCTACCCCACCAAACAAGCTGCTCTGAAAAG cCATTATGCAGATGTGGATCCTGAAAACCAGAACTTTTTACTTGAATCGAATGTGGGGAAGAAGAAGTATGAAACTGACttt CATCCAGGTACTACTTCCTTTGGAATGTCAGTATTTAATCTGAGCAATGCGATTGTGGGCAGTGGAATCCTTGGGCTTTCTTATGCCATGGCTAATACTGGAATTGCTCTTTTTAT AATTCTGTTGACATTTGTGTCAATATTTTCCCTGTATTCTGTTCATCTCCTTTTGAAGACTGCCAATGAAGGAG GATCTTTATTATATGAACAGCTGGGACATAAAGCATTTGGAATGGTTGGGAAGCTCACAGCATCTGGATCCATTACAATGCAGAATATTGGAG CTATGTCAAGCTACCTCTTCATAGTGAAATATGAGTTACCTTTGGTGATCCAGGCATTAATGAACATTGAAGATACAAATGG attgtGGTATCTGAACGGTGACTATCTGGTTCTGCTGGTGTCACTGGTGCTCATTCTCCCCTTGTCACTGCTGAGGAATTTAG GATATTTGGGATACACCAGTGGTCTTTCCTTGCTGTGTATGATGTTCTTTCTGATTGTG gTGATTTGCAAGAAATTTCAGATTCCTTGTCCTGCGGAAATTGCTTTTCTAGTTAATGAGACAGTAAACGGCAGCTTAGCACAGCCAGCAGCTTTTGTGGGTTTTAATAGGACTGAAAGTGATTCTTGCCAACCACGTTATTTTATCTTCAACTCACAG ACTGTCTATGCTGTGCCAATTCTGACCTTCTCATTTGTCTGTCATCCTGCTATTCTTCCTATTTATGAAGAGCTTAAAGG CCGCAGCCGTAGAAGAATGATGAATGTGTCCAAGATTTCCTTTTTCGCTATGTTTCTCATGTACCTGCTTGCTGCCCTCTTTGGATACCTGACATTTTACG aACACGTTGAGTCAGAATTGCTTCATACCTACTCTTCTGTCATGGAGACTGATATTCTGCTTCTCATTGTCCGTTTGGCTGTGTTGGTGGCTGTCACCCTGACAGTACCAGTAGTTATTTTCCCA atCCGGAGTTCCATAACTCATTTGCTGTGTGCATCGAAGGAGTTCAGTTGGTGGCGTCATAGTGTCATTACAGTGTCTATCTTGGTGTTTACCAATTTGCTTGTCATCTTTGTACCAAATATTAGGGATATCTTTGGTTTCATTG GTGCATCTGCCGCTGCTatgttgatttttattcttccatcTGCGTTCTATATCAAGTTAGTGAAGAAAGAATCTATGAAGTCTGTACAAAAGATTGGG GCTATGTTCTTCCTGCTAAGTGGCATAGTGGTGATGACCGGAAGCATGGCCTTGATTGTGTTGGATTGGGTCCACAATGCCCCGGGAGGTGGCCATTAA
- the SLC38A2 gene encoding sodium-coupled neutral amino acid symporter 2 isoform X2: MQMWILKTRTFYLNRMWGRRSMKLTLILLTFVSIFSLYSVHLLLKTANEGGSLLYEQLGHKAFGMVGKLTASGSITMQNIGAMSSYLFIVKYELPLVIQALMNIEDTNGLWYLNGDYLVLLVSLVLILPLSLLRNLGYLGYTSGLSLLCMMFFLIVVICKKFQIPCPAEIAFLVNETVNGSLAQPAAFVGFNRTESDSCQPRYFIFNSQTVYAVPILTFSFVCHPAILPIYEELKGRSRRRMMNVSKISFFAMFLMYLLAALFGYLTFYEHVESELLHTYSSVMETDILLLIVRLAVLVAVTLTVPVVIFPIRSSITHLLCASKEFSWWRHSVITVSILVFTNLLVIFVPNIRDIFGFIGASAAAMLIFILPSAFYIKLVKKESMKSVQKIGAMFFLLSGIVVMTGSMALIVLDWVHNAPGGGH, encoded by the exons ATGCAGATGTGGATCCTGAAAACCAGAACTTTTTACTTGAATCGAATGTGGGGAAGAAGAAGTATGAAACTGACttt AATTCTGTTGACATTTGTGTCAATATTTTCCCTGTATTCTGTTCATCTCCTTTTGAAGACTGCCAATGAAGGAG GATCTTTATTATATGAACAGCTGGGACATAAAGCATTTGGAATGGTTGGGAAGCTCACAGCATCTGGATCCATTACAATGCAGAATATTGGAG CTATGTCAAGCTACCTCTTCATAGTGAAATATGAGTTACCTTTGGTGATCCAGGCATTAATGAACATTGAAGATACAAATGG attgtGGTATCTGAACGGTGACTATCTGGTTCTGCTGGTGTCACTGGTGCTCATTCTCCCCTTGTCACTGCTGAGGAATTTAG GATATTTGGGATACACCAGTGGTCTTTCCTTGCTGTGTATGATGTTCTTTCTGATTGTG gTGATTTGCAAGAAATTTCAGATTCCTTGTCCTGCGGAAATTGCTTTTCTAGTTAATGAGACAGTAAACGGCAGCTTAGCACAGCCAGCAGCTTTTGTGGGTTTTAATAGGACTGAAAGTGATTCTTGCCAACCACGTTATTTTATCTTCAACTCACAG ACTGTCTATGCTGTGCCAATTCTGACCTTCTCATTTGTCTGTCATCCTGCTATTCTTCCTATTTATGAAGAGCTTAAAGG CCGCAGCCGTAGAAGAATGATGAATGTGTCCAAGATTTCCTTTTTCGCTATGTTTCTCATGTACCTGCTTGCTGCCCTCTTTGGATACCTGACATTTTACG aACACGTTGAGTCAGAATTGCTTCATACCTACTCTTCTGTCATGGAGACTGATATTCTGCTTCTCATTGTCCGTTTGGCTGTGTTGGTGGCTGTCACCCTGACAGTACCAGTAGTTATTTTCCCA atCCGGAGTTCCATAACTCATTTGCTGTGTGCATCGAAGGAGTTCAGTTGGTGGCGTCATAGTGTCATTACAGTGTCTATCTTGGTGTTTACCAATTTGCTTGTCATCTTTGTACCAAATATTAGGGATATCTTTGGTTTCATTG GTGCATCTGCCGCTGCTatgttgatttttattcttccatcTGCGTTCTATATCAAGTTAGTGAAGAAAGAATCTATGAAGTCTGTACAAAAGATTGGG GCTATGTTCTTCCTGCTAAGTGGCATAGTGGTGATGACCGGAAGCATGGCCTTGATTGTGTTGGATTGGGTCCACAATGCCCCGGGAGGTGGCCATTAA